A portion of the Megalobrama amblycephala isolate DHTTF-2021 linkage group LG23, ASM1881202v1, whole genome shotgun sequence genome contains these proteins:
- the rab9b gene encoding ras-related protein Rab-9B: protein MSGKSLLLKVILLGDGGVGKSSLMNRYVTDRFDSQSFHTIGVEFLNRDLEIDGRLVTLQIWDTAGQERFKSLRTPFYRGADCCLLTFAVDDLQSFQNLGCWKKEFMYYSDVRDPERFPFVVLGNKVDKEEREVGEDEARAWCEENGCCPYFETSAKDDMNVGAAFEAAVRAVLASEDPIDHALLSSSIDLHGNRKVARSSCC from the coding sequence ATGAGTGGGAAGAGCCTCTTGCTGAAGGTCATTCTCCTGGGGGATGGCGGCGTAGGCAAAAGCTCCCTCATGAACCGCTACGTGACCGACCGCTTCGACTCGCAGTCTTTCCATACCATCGGCGTGGAGTTCCTCAACCGTGACCTCGAGATCGACGGCCGGTTGGTCACCCTGCAGATCTGGGACACGGCAGGCCAGGAGCGCTTCAAGAGCCTTCGCACGCCCTTCTACCGTGGCGCCGACTGCTGCCTGCTCACGTTTGCCGTGGACGACCTCCAGAGCTTCCAGAACCTGGGCTGCTGGAAGAAGGAGTTCATGTATTACTCAGACGTACGAGACCCGGAGCGTTTCCCCTTTGTTGTCCTGGGAAACAAGGTGGACAAGGAAGAGCGTGAGGTCGGGGAGGACGAGGCCAGGGCTTGGTGTGAGGAAAACGGTTGCTGTCCGTACTTCGAGACCAGCGCCAAGGACGACATGAACGTGGGGGCTGCTTTCGAGGCTGCCGTTAGGGCAGTTCTAGCCAGTGAGGACCCCATTGACCACGCCCTGCTGAGCAGCTCCATTGATCTTCATGGAAACCGTAAAGTGGCTCGCTCTTCCTGCTGTTGA